The genomic DNA taatttgcactCATATATTTGTTGGCAGACTGTTACTAGTTTAcgccttgaacagttttggccACCAAAATGGCGGCAAATTGTGAAGTTGcgtcgactttgagtgtaaaaagTTAGTCACTTataaatgttaataataataaatgtatgcatgtatgtatatataatgatttACATAGTTGAATGTCTATGAAAAAGAATTTTCCAAGTTTTGTTGGTTTTAACTTTGAACAAATGTTTGTCAATGATACCCATTCCTTCTGATTTTTCTTAAGAAAAGaaggttattttataatagtgATTATATTTTCCTAACCCCAGAATACCAATTATTAATGCTATTTATGTTGAGCAGTTGCACAGATACTttcgttttctttaatttataggcaataagtttaatttttccaaTCATAGTAATCAGCACTTATTCgctataaatttgtatatctaCAAATAAGTTAAGTAGTACAACTCTCCGACATTTTGCGCAAGAACCTTCAGTGGTTTGTATAGTTTTCTCGAAATAAATTGTTAGtcgtatgtaaaatttttgagtgaagatattaattaaaatcatttacATTTGGTATAAAGTctagtgaaaaaattattattttacattaaattgaGGGTTTTATTCAGCATAGTAAAAATGATCCGAtccaaataaaatatgaacTGTTTTATTCGTTAACCTTCGTCCctgttggcaaaaaactttgacaatcgattttcacaagcttctcttgaggcgaagTTTTCACCGGAAAAATCATACGCTATAGATAAGAGCAGGAAATAATTACATGGTGCCAGTAAAACCTTTCTGAccgtcaatcctggcttggcAATCTTGTACGCTAGCTCACCGCAATTCTACCACAGTAGTTTTCGCTCGATATTTTCGTAaatgactcacttttcaacacCAATAACCGATCGATTTTGTTGTGGTGCAGCAGCTATACAACCGTTTCTTTTCATATTCAGCCATAACTAAATGGTTTCAAACGgtattttttgtcattttcaACTCCTAGGAAATTGGAATAGTGTTTTTATGACAGTCGGACTCAACGATTTCCAATATTTCAGCAATAAGTGATGCATTTTTGCATCTTATGGTAATTataattatgaatatttttttaatttaattaaaagttgaaaTCCGTAGTCAaaagctaaaaaataaaaatataaatattgtacataaatatgcataaaagcaagtgtacatacatacatatatatacaaaagcgCGTACATGAATACTTACTCACGAACAAATTCACTCCAAAGGTCAAATAGTTTGCCAAGCTGATTAATGCTTCAAACAATTAAACATCTCACTCTGAGCATTCACTGAACTGCTGAGCTCATAATTTCGAGTTCAGCCGATTGCGAAATACCAGAGCACCAAGTACGCTCCCTGATGGATCTATTAAAAGTCTCTGTGGACTAATTATAAGTTCTTTGCTGATTCACTTGCTACAGCAAACGCAACGCAGTGACGTGAAGTTGCTTGTATGTAGACGTCTTCGCGCGCCTCCTTCATTCAGCAGCCGCAATAAGAACACTAGCACTTAACCGAAAGTTAAGTTGTGCTTCGGGATTAGTGAATGTCGAGAAgtcaaacatttttgtttaaaactttcttatttaacTTCTACTGGCGTTCGTTTCAGGCACCGCCTTACTGTTGTGCCTACTTGCTTACTTACCGTGCTTTTATTGTACGAAGCTTCGAACTTATGAGGCACAGCTGCAGCTATTGCAATACTTTGCGTAAAATAAAGTCTTCTCTTTTCGTTTtaatcgtttttgttttatttttagcgaattaaaacttttgcttctaattaaatttttacacaacAGAAATTATACAAGTTTATTATGCCACAACGAAGTAAATaaggaaaacaatgaaaaattagTAAACACGCCACTTACACTGCCACTAGTAATCACAAGGGAGAAGAGTAGAGAATAGAAGTGAAAATGGATAAGAGTAATCTTCTTCAATGACAAGAAGTTGAAGCGAACTAGTGATGGAAATTGCTAAGTAGGTAATTTATTCCAATTAGAAAATAATGGTAATTTCCATTTTGGTGTTTAGTTGAGATATTTTCTTAACTCGCTTAAAACGCCATAAAATTTTTaggtttatgaaaatatttataaatatctttaGTTACAAAACTTGGGTTGAAAAAATTAGTCTAACTGTTGATTACTTCTTTACAGTGTCTTAAAAAATTAGACCTAGTTTCATTAACCATTAATACCACGATCAGAACACATTACGGCAAATAATACAGTAATGTTACAGTTAAAAAGCTATTAAGGATTGCAATCGAATGAGCACTGGGAATAATCATTTTTCATGGCATAGAAATCAAACCTCGATCATCAGAGTGACTTCAAAATAAACGGGTTTATGGCTATTAAATCATGAGtctaatatatacttgtagatatgaTCTATTAAATTAATTCGAAAACACCCTCTTTGTGACTCATTCTTTGGCAACTTCAAGTTTAACGTTTTCCACTTAAAACtagtttttattcatttattttttttaataataaaatagtgtCTCTGAAAATGAACCACACTCGAAGCCAAACAATGGTCGGCAATAAAAAGAACACTTTGCACTTTCCTCGACAAACATTAAAAAGCCATTAGAACTAAGTGATGGCAGAAAATTATACTCATATAAAAGAGGCAAAGGCGAGACATGTATAAAGCTGCTTTTAGAATTGCGTAGAGCGTGGTTAGTTGCATAACAGTAAGTAatgtggtatatatgtataactgtatACTTTTCGCTAGaatgttacaaaatttaatttacatacgcGTACATacctacttgtatatacttattattTGAAAACTGTATGCTGATTtgtaagttattttaaaattatattcactCCGTAGaagatcaaaaataaaaataataatttccattAAAATTATTCTCATTAGCAAATTTCTATTGGAacactacatatatggtatgtaaacCCTTCTTTCCTGGAAACGATTTATGACTACCATATTATTGGATTTTGtaacaaaatatcaatttttttaacaattgaaTACATTTTATCAATTGGTGGAGGCAATCctttttttgagatattgatctgaaaatttgcacacgtcctgTTTTCCTTGAgaagctgccatacgaactgatcgatccaaatcaagttcttgtctGCCAAGGTATTTTCCTAAAATAATAGCATAGATTGTTTCCCAAGGTAACccctgtgaagggtgttatagaagttaaaagtttttttttttgtttcatgtaAAACTTTTACGCAGCACACAACATTCTAACTTATAAACCATCAAAGTGAAAacgttttgttattataattaatttctaaCCACAACTCTACCAGAAACATTAGCCGAAATATATCGAAATTAACATTTACgttgaatttttgtatttgaatatgtttttatttttgttttactaaataaaatgtattattatttatatattaattcttttaaaaatattttctcaaaatatgtgtacattaaAACTTAACCTagaaatgtatgcatatatttgcttttaaaacgAAATTTCATAAATCGAGTCCAAAAGTTTGCACGTTAAGTTACATTTTGCATTCGTGTAGtggtatttaaacaaaaatgaaataaaagcaatcaaataaaataaatcatcaCCATCGAAATGCCACAGAAAGTGTAGCACTCTTCAACTCCATCGGCAACTTCATTAACATGCATATCATGCTTCAAGCACTCCACTCTCCAACGCGGAGTTCCAGCAATTTACAGTAATCTAGTATACTTGATGCAaagttgcaaatacatacacacatcagAATGGATTTGTACGGATATTTCTCCCATCTAAGCACTAATCCGCAGGAATCGCGCCACCAACACGCACAAACCGGTCGCACTCAGCATGGTCACATGATTGGCATTGCCGAGACGTGATGGTGCCGCATTGCAGCCATCCTCATAGCAAGTGCAGATCCTCTGTTTATATCCCTCATTGTCAGCATCGAAGCAGTAATTCGTCttctggtttttgttgttgtccaaCAATCCACAGCTGCGTATGATGCGATTCTCGCCGCTCACTTGAATTTTTGTAATCGTCTTGCGGCAAAACATATCGGGCGATTCGCATTCGGTAAGGAATTGCTCGTCACGTGGGGCACGCGGTGTTATCAAACGCAATTCCGTGCAGTCCTCTTGCAGATGGGAGTTACACTGGTGACAACGAATGGCGTTCACTGTTGAAAAATGAGAAGAAGAGAaaggaaataaatgaaaagcatttaaaaagctaatttacttttttttaaataaaggcaAAAAAATTCTTTAGTTAGAAGGAATGCGCTTAGTTATAAGCTTTTTTGTTGTAAACTACTTGAGCAATCTTTGACttattcatatgtatttatggcTACTCCCTAACTCGACCTACTAGAAAACATTTTCCATAAGAGCCAGCATATTATCCAAATTAAGGCGTGGATAGAACTCGCCTTGAGAAAAGTTCACAAAGAGGCAGAAGCTCCtaagtttttttccaaaagGGCTTTCTCAGATAAGATCATTAAATAAGAGCGAGGTTATGACGTCGGCTTCGCCTAAAGATAAATTTACAAGTGAGGCTCTCAAACTTCTTTTCCTATATGCCTTCCCAACACTAGACAATATGATGAGAAAAGACCGAGTTTATGAGTATAAATAGCAAATGTtgtgaatatataatttttggctATGTCAACAAGAGATCTTTATAACCTCAACTTTGAGTGTGAGTTGTGGCCGAATACCACGAAGGTATGAACTGAGAAATATGTCCTCTCCAGTGATAACTTTTTGGGATTTTTTTATGGCAAAAATAAGTTTCCTACTGACCTTTCCTTTCATACAAGTATTTCACAATCTACCCGCACTCTTCTATTAATaacacatttaataaaaattaataaccaCAAACTTGGTAACCACTTACATTATTCAATTCCTGTTGgtatatatcttttatttttgatatttataccTATTTATTTTGACGTCATTAAaagttacataaatatttggcgCCACAAGTTCCACAATACCCGCCTTAATTCTACCAGACAAATTGACTCGAAAAAACCCCATTTTGTTGTGTAATAACGGTAATGGCGCAAATATAATGGAATTTACGAATCATCACAAAAAATCATTACGGTCATTGCAGACAAGTGTTGTCCATTAAAATGCAATAATGCTTTGTCATATACATTTGTCTTCGAGgagaataaataaaactttcttACATTGCTCTGCTTCAAATTAATTATGGTAAAGTGTCACCAACAAACAACGCACAAGTGGATTTTACTGACTGACAAATGAAGTATGAAGGacacatgccaaatttggtaaaacaacaaaaagtgaagGAGTTGTTGTGTTCGCATTCATTTGATGGCGCTCTATTTTTATCTTCATGGGTATAcacttgaaaattataaataatgaaaattctcAATTTTGTCCAGTTGAATAATAAATTGTGAAGCGCTATGAACAAAATGAATCATCAATCTCCTTAAGTAccttggaaaaaataaatacatactgcACTACCTCTGAATAGGTCTACCTATTACCACAATAGTTTCATCCCTGACTACttaataattgcaaaaaatgtcaATGTTCGTCGTTCATAAAAACACCAATTGATATTGAGTAAAAAATTCCTATAAAACaaactattttcttttgaatAAAGAGGGAGAGAAAGACAAGCGGGGTGACAGTGATACGTATCTACGACAAGCATAGAGAACTAATGGGGATGCATTCGAGAGAAAAGAGATCTGGGTTAACATTAGGTATCAAACAGAGTTCATATCTTTACTTGGGCCTCTAAATTCGTGATTTCAGTCTCCGCTCAAGTTTTAATACAACCTTAATTCTCCATAATCACAATTGAGTCTCCCTCGAATATAATACCTTCACTTGGCATTAAGTTATATATTCGCTTTCAGATATATATCTCGGAATTAATGGTAGATCGGtcctaaaattttatataatatctaaTAATGCTTATCTCACTTAATCCTAACAATTCAACTTGTTAACACTGCAATTATTTAGACagcaaatttcattatattcaaattaaatttcacttCAAATTCAAATTAGCTGATCAAACGGACAGGTTAATTgtcctttcattttcattttctccCTTAAAAAGTGAGTACTGGCACGGGCCTTGAAACGCAGCTGTCATGCAAGTGTCAGTCGGAACGTTCGCACATGCAACAAAATACAGTAGATAAATGTAGACAAGCGTGGCAAAGTGGCATGCAACTGTCTAAACTATTACCCAACTAccaactatacatatgtacatacatatatatacaagcaagtatgttattatatatatatcagccGACAAGTGGATAGTGGTAAAGTGGCACTATTGTAAGTTGCAATTGCCTTTATTGTTACTACTGTCAATTTGGCAAATGTCAGATGCTTGACATTTACTCGCGTTCGGTTCTTgtgttacatatatacacatacatataataaatatatatacatacatacatatatacttacgtgGGTAAATATTTAGAAAGTACCCAGCTTTCCCATAGAGAAATGTAAAAAACATtccacaaataattttatagaatAATTTCGTGCCTAGCCGATTACTAAAATCCGACTGTGCTGGAAACTGTTTTATgtgatttacatatacatatgtacatatgtatgagacCTGCTTTATTCCTGATTCCTCAATAAACATTTCTCAATTCATTAGGGCACATAATTAGGAATAtaggcaaaatttaatatttgactctcttttttaacttattaactttaactttactCAACTGTTAACTTTTTAAAGGCAAATCATATAAGCTGAAAATGCTAATTTAAGTGTTTTCTATCATACTCCACTATGTACTTAGCCTAAACGCTAAACTGACGACTCCACTCACCTATCCAGtaggttatttatttatgatgCATACGTGgttatacattcatacatattgaAGCATattagaatatacatatattcttcactgcatttaatttaaaaaaaaaatgcataatttgttattgtttttgaaatCAAGCACGTGTGAAAGATAACAAATTCGAGGCATGAATAATTggtctgtatgtgtgtacatttgtatgcacTCGTATTTTAGCTAATCTATAGAAAGAGGGTAttcacttcaaaaaattaatatatatgtgtaccaTATGTCATgcttatatatattagggtgagccaaaaaaaaattttcacttttccaaACTTTTAAACTTAcgctttttttattgaaaaaaaatactccTGAGATAGATGTTTGAGGAAATTTTAAGCTAGAATCGgtgattcaaaaaatattagccTAAACGGTTCAAAAGTTTTGGTATttctgataaaaaaatattttttacatgttattaaaatgaatgATCACcgacactttttaaaattaagctaaTAATGCTGCCTTGCaaagatatttttgtttttgtaaaccatgcaatcaaatttgacccggactggcaagaaaaactacattttcatgGCTTATCGCCTAAgttacaatctccaaagaaattgttcagatcggatcacataccttatagctgccatacaaattgaccgatcgaGGTTCTTGTAAgcaatcttttatatttgtgaagagtattatagcttcggtgcaagcgaaTGTTAACGTTCTTTCTTGTTATTTATCGGTTTGCGCGTGCAGTTGAAATAGACCAGTCCGAGTAAAATTTGATCAAATGGTATAGGTTCATTTTAAGCCGTAAATTCGATAGATTAGTTTTTGGCTCactctaatatatatgtatataaatactatatacaaAGTTCACAGATAAGCTATTATATACCGTAGTGCACTAGCTATTCGCTCTCAgcgcatacatacttatataaaaatgtattttattactttgtacgtatgtatacctgtatatatgtaaattagcaTAGCCTTGCAGGCAAATAGATCgaatttttcactatttatttctacttttttcgCCACAGTAACACAAAATCAAAGCACAGCAGATGCAACTCATTTATTTGCTGCAgtattaaattattgttgttgctttttttcctTATTCGCAGCATTAGGCGCATTTTCTAatcaaaacataaacaaaagaaATGCAAGGAAGTTTAGCGACCATATGTTCAGTTTACATAGGTGCATACCATATTTCATACATAATGTGTTAACCTAGTCCGTTGCCAAATTGAAAATATGAGGAAGTGCAATTAGAACTAAGAGAAAATGGAAAGTAATAGATAGTATAGGTACATATTAAACAATATGTTGTTAtcagtattatttaatatataattgtgTGTTTTCATATATTGGAAATCTTTGGCAGTAGCAGTCttgattcgccatttctctgcacCTTATCATTACGTGCTAGTCTCTTGtcaaaattttacgaaattttaaGATGAATTGATAGAAAAAATTGTGCGGGTACCTCATTAAAGTTAGATAACCGCTATCTTCAAAgctaccaaattttattttacacattttagacCACAATACAAAATTATGAATGGTTCATGTGACAAATACctctcaaaaatgaaaattcaaatatttgtattattgattttattatgCCAACCTAAACGATTTTTATCACTATACAAAGTTTAAAgaataacatacaagtatatatacaagtaagtgTCTGAAGAAAATAGTTATCCTAGTAAGAAGTTAATACAAGGGAAAGCGTGTTTGCCTTAATAAAGTTATATAACCGTTTGCTATTTAACtctatttaattaaatcaatctatatattgtagtatatacCAGTATTTCGATAaagt from Bactrocera oleae isolate idBacOlea1 chromosome 3, idBacOlea1, whole genome shotgun sequence includes the following:
- the LOC106615585 gene encoding uncharacterized protein; translated protein: MAFTTSAKVLFSSAAAIMIIFCSFMPSVNAIRCHQCNSHLQEDCTELRLITPRAPRDEQFLTECESPDMFCRKTITKIQVSGENRIIRSCGLLDNNKNQKTNYCFDADNEGYKQRICTCYEDGCNAAPSRLGNANHVTMLSATGLCVLVARFLRISA